The following proteins are encoded in a genomic region of Helicobacter macacae MIT 99-5501:
- a CDS encoding YifB family Mg chelatase-like AAA ATPase: MVNKILCATRNGIGGEIVEVQATFVRALPAFVITGLANNAIQESKQRIQSALNHINFTFPPLKIAVHLSPADIAKSGSHFDLPIALLIALQKQGTNASEEQKWFAFGELGLDGEIRHSEAIYPLLLEVSLLYPNAKVIVPKEGENLFCHIPNLRLFYASNLKDALEIIQNADLQNDSTESAPKPKSLDFASININGEEFYHTRVFSSDFAQVRGQEIAKRAALIAASGMHNIIFEGSPGCGKSMIAKRMREILPPMSLSEIIQCVRLQAISGQKATYSPLRPFRNPHQSASKSSILGSATQSEAKPGEIALAHNGILFFDELPHFSKEVLEALREPLENNELVISRVHSKIAYPTSFLFVGAQNPCPCGNLLSLSKECRCSQKEIASYRARLSEPFLDRIDMFIQMQENEQDAKPSITSAQMQEAVFGAYKAQIKRGQKHANGKLNEKEIEEFCTLSEESQRLLLQAAQRFSLSHRSIQKLKKLSRTIADLDAKEEIGKSHLLEALNYRRVG; the protein is encoded by the coding sequence ATGGTAAACAAAATCCTATGTGCCACGCGCAATGGTATCGGTGGCGAGATAGTCGAGGTGCAAGCCACTTTTGTGCGCGCCCTGCCCGCATTTGTCATCACAGGGCTTGCAAACAACGCTATCCAAGAAAGCAAGCAAAGAATCCAATCCGCCCTAAACCACATAAACTTCACTTTCCCCCCACTAAAAATAGCAGTGCATCTCTCTCCTGCTGACATAGCCAAGTCTGGTAGCCACTTTGACTTGCCTATCGCCCTACTTATCGCCCTACAAAAGCAAGGCACAAACGCTAGCGAGGAGCAAAAGTGGTTTGCCTTTGGTGAGCTAGGGCTTGATGGCGAGATACGACATAGTGAAGCTATCTATCCACTACTTTTAGAAGTATCTCTACTCTACCCAAACGCAAAAGTCATCGTCCCAAAAGAGGGGGAAAATCTCTTTTGCCATATTCCAAATCTTAGGCTTTTTTATGCTAGCAATCTAAAAGACGCGCTTGAGATTATCCAAAACGCGGATTTGCAAAATGATAGCACAGAGTCAGCACCCAAGCCAAAAAGCCTAGATTTTGCCTCTATAAACATAAACGGCGAGGAGTTTTATCACACGCGAGTTTTTAGCAGTGATTTTGCCCAAGTGAGAGGACAAGAAATTGCCAAAAGAGCAGCACTCATCGCAGCAAGCGGTATGCACAATATCATCTTTGAGGGCTCACCGGGCTGTGGCAAAAGTATGATAGCAAAGCGAATGCGCGAAATCCTGCCACCGATGAGTCTAAGCGAAATCATACAATGTGTGCGCCTACAAGCCATAAGCGGACAAAAAGCCACCTACTCGCCACTGCGACCATTCCGCAACCCGCACCAAAGCGCGTCCAAATCCTCCATACTAGGCTCTGCTACACAAAGTGAAGCAAAGCCGGGGGAAATCGCCCTAGCCCACAATGGAATCTTGTTTTTTGATGAGTTGCCACATTTCTCAAAAGAAGTGCTAGAAGCACTGCGAGAACCGTTAGAGAACAACGAGCTTGTCATCTCGCGCGTGCATAGCAAAATCGCTTACCCCACTTCGTTTCTCTTTGTCGGTGCTCAAAACCCTTGCCCTTGTGGAAATCTACTAAGCCTAAGCAAAGAGTGTCGTTGCTCCCAAAAAGAAATCGCCTCATATAGAGCGCGACTAAGCGAGCCATTTTTGGATAGAATCGATATGTTTATACAAATGCAAGAAAATGAGCAAGATGCAAAGCCAAGTATCACTTCTGCACAAATGCAAGAAGCAGTCTTTGGCGCGTATAAAGCACAAATAAAGCGCGGGCAAAAACACGCAAATGGCAAGCTAAATGAGAAAGAAATAGAGGAATTTTGCACGCTTAGTGAGGAATCTCAAAGGCTACTTTTGCAAGCGGCACAGAGATTTAGCCTATCGCATAGAAGTATCCAAAAGCTAAAGAAATTATCACGCACTATTGCGGATTTGGACGCTAAAGAAGAGATAGGAAAATCCCACTTGCTAGAAGCACTAAACTATCGCCGTGTTGGGTAA
- a CDS encoding SAM-dependent methyltransferase, protein MSKAFKYTNGNLMKDNAKNKFDEYFTKPEIAKQLFDKFCQIVGQKEDLTKFCWIEPSVGNGAFFNLLPKDNTIGIDIKPTEFGTIQSDFLSYALPQKPFIVIGNPPFGHRGVLALEFIKHAQNADFVAFILPMFFQSLGKGSIRYRVPQNLHLLYEEVLPKNSFYTPSGKDADVHCCFQIYSKNHKSEKREFSWYKDSGKEPFSEILKVVTVSLAKNRECGKEWIFNKKADFYLSSTFFKQNAVVDSFEKVKYKSGIAIIYNDLSRKDELDRLFRSADWLHYSTKATNGCYHIGKSHIFQLLQDKGFRRKSSIFYRRFALVEISL, encoded by the coding sequence ATGAGTAAGGCATTTAAATACACCAATGGCAATTTGATGAAAGATAATGCCAAAAATAAATTTGATGAATACTTTACCAAACCAGAGATTGCCAAGCAACTTTTTGATAAATTTTGCCAAATCGTGGGGCAAAAAGAGGATTTGACGAAATTTTGTTGGATTGAGCCAAGTGTCGGCAATGGTGCGTTTTTTAACCTTTTGCCAAAAGATAACACAATCGGCATTGACATAAAGCCCACAGAATTTGGCACGATACAAAGCGATTTTTTAAGCTATGCGCTACCACAAAAGCCTTTTATTGTCATTGGCAATCCACCTTTTGGGCATCGCGGTGTTTTAGCATTGGAATTTATCAAACACGCGCAAAATGCGGATTTTGTCGCCTTTATTTTGCCTATGTTTTTTCAAAGTTTGGGTAAAGGCTCGATTCGCTACCGAGTGCCACAAAATCTGCATTTGCTCTATGAGGAAGTTTTGCCTAAAAATAGCTTTTATACGCCTAGTGGCAAGGACGCCGATGTGCATTGTTGCTTTCAAATTTATAGCAAAAATCACAAAAGCGAAAAACGCGAATTTAGTTGGTATAAAGATAGTGGAAAAGAGCCATTTAGCGAGATTCTAAAAGTCGTAACTGTGAGCCTAGCAAAAAATCGAGAATGTGGCAAAGAGTGGATTTTTAACAAAAAGGCGGATTTTTACCTAAGCTCGACTTTTTTCAAGCAAAACGCTGTCGTAGATAGCTTTGAAAAGGTTAAATACAAAAGCGGAATTGCTATCATCTATAATGATTTATCGCGCAAAGATGAGCTAGATAGGCTTTTTAGAAGTGCTGATTGGCTGCACTACTCAACAAAAGCGACAAATGGCTGCTATCACATTGGCAAAAGCCATATTTTTCAGCTTTTGCAAGATAAAGGATTTAGGCGTAAAAGTAGCATTTTTTATCGCCGTTTTGCTTTAGTAGAAATATCTTTATAG